DNA from Toxoplasma gondii ME49 chromosome X, whole genome shotgun sequence:
GTTCAGGCTCGACAGCAGGCCGGATCGACAGTATTCGCGTGCTCTATTGGCTCGTCGGAGTTTTGGCATGGTCACACTGTTGCTTTGATATCGTTGTTTGGTTCTTTTACAGTTGGTAGGTGCCAGTAGAGACAAGTAGTCGGTGCAAGTCGAAAATATTACGCGCACTAGCACGCTCGATAGTGCAGCCCTTCGATACTGACTAATCTGGTTTGGCCAACTTCGTACGAGTCTTCTAATGACGGTCTGCCTGCCATAGGTTTCTCCGTGATGCGTAACGAACGACGAAACTAGTTTTCAACGGAGAGGCGTCAAAACTCCCATCACCGCTAGACGGGCATTGCACACTGGATAGCACCCGCTTCACGAACAAGACCGCTGCATCCAAAAAAATGAGAGCCCAGTAGCGTCATCTAAGTAGTACAGGTGTAACAGTCGGCTTCTTGGTCGAACTGGGAACGACTTACGTGTCGATGAACATTCAATTCGGTCAGTCGTTACTTGTGCACCCTTCTAGAAAATTGTCGACTACAGTCAGAACGGAAAAGACGACACACTTTTGAGGTGGGCTGAGTCCGTCCGGAATGGTTTTTGACTTGTCTGTTCTGCTGCTTAGGGTGTGTTTGCGTGGCAGAAGTACGCCAACGACACCGCGGAACACGCAGAAACCGACTTAGTCGGTCCTTTCTTCAATTCTCGATTCCTGCAACTGGTAAACGATCAGTTTTGTAACTTCGCGGATATGCTTACACAGACAAAGTCGTAATCTTTTGAAACAGAGGTTGGGGCTGCATCAAGTGGGCCAATGCGCAACGCAACAGCAAGCGCAAGGTCATGATGAGGTTGGGGAATCAAAAAACTGCATGTCTAGTCTGACGACGATGTCGTTACACATTTACGCTTTTGAATCATGTAGCAAGTAATCCTGAACAGCTGATAACCTCGAGTTTGTGCCTGGGGTAAAGCACGCTGACCTCTTGTCAACAAAGGACGCTCGCTGCTCACGTTGCCCTCAACCAACACAGAAATACGGGCATGTGAAAGGGTGGCTGCTCCAGGCTACAGATGCGCTAAAGAAAAATGGAGGGCGACGAAATGAACAAACCACCAACACAGCAGTGGATCAAAAACAATTATTTGCCAAAAGTGGCTGCTGGCAAAGCAGCATCAGTGACAGAGCGGCAGATATCTGAATCTGCGCGGGAGTCCCACGCTCACCGGGCGTCGGAACTCAACCAGGTTAAGAGTGACAAGGTGACATCAGTGCACGCCGGGTCACAAAACCCGTGGAAGAGAGCAGCCCGGATACAGCCAGTTAACCTTACTCGAACAGATGGGATCATAGACTTCATGGAAAAATGCACAAATCGCATCGAAGAACTGCATGACGATCTTGACGACAGGGCGCCGGAGACACCAATCAAGGGTCTCCCGCTTCACGAGAAGCATCTGCACTCTGCGTCCCCTGAGGATGGATCAGAACGGGCGGAGAAGACTCGCGGAGCTAGGCTAGCCCCCCTAAAAGTGAATGCGCTGGAGGTTAGAAGCGTTTCTAGCAGTGGAATGAGTCGACTTGAGAGGTGCAACCCTGTATCAGCAATGTGTTacctcctcttttcctgtcCTGCAGTCGCGTGCAGGTCATCCAGATGCGGCAGCCACTGACACCCGACAAAAGTGTGATCTAGCCACCGAAGAGTATCTCCCGAACGAGTGCTACGACGACCAGAGTCTAACATTCCTGCTTCATGACTTCAGGTTAATACACGAGAGAGAATATTTCTTCACTGGGAACAATCAGATAGTGTTGGAACGGCTGCAACACCTTACGGCCCTCACCATCAGTGACCACTGGTGGCTAAGTCCCGAAGTGATTAAGCAAATTCTGTCGTTCTCTCGAAACCTGGCCGTCCTGGAGTTGTCTGGATGTCGAGTAGATCATGCGGTTGCGCAAGCACTTCGTGGTTGCACCAGGTATGCCGTAACAGCAAGATATTATCCGAAGTAGGATTTCGAGTTACGCACGCCCGTAGTGGACATAAACCATCGACCATGTTGTGTTTGGTACACTTGTGTGAAATCAGGCTGAACGCACTCGACCTGAGCTACACCAAGACTCTCCGGTCCCTGGCCAGCCTCCAATATCTTGAGGTTAGGACAATTTAAGGCCAGTAAAACCTTACGTGACCCCTATCCCTACCGGGTCACTTTCGGGCTTACCCTATATGTGCTGGCAATGCTTCAGGAGCTCAAGAAGCTTCGCCTCTCAGGGTGTGACCAAGCCGTGACGGATGCAATGTAAGGGAAAGGCAGAGATCTATGCGCCTTTGATTGCCGTCCGGACTAGTGCTGTCGGTTGTCCTCCGATCTTCCGCCTTCAGGGTGGCAAATATCACTTTTTCATCAGGACTCGAAGTGCTGCATCTGAGCGGTTGCTCTCAGCTGACAAACGAAGGTATGGATGATGGAGCAAACAGCCAACTGCAACTAGGACGCTCGTATAGCAGATACAAAGCAAAACGGCTGCTTCTCGTGCCACATGTGTCCCAGGGCTCTCTACCTTAGGCCACTATTTGGAGAACCTGAGGGAGATAGATATCTCCGATTGTAACAACATAGGTGATCAGGTACCGTTTGGCAGCCCACAGACAGTGGACAAATGGCGAGCGTCAGCTAGAAGAAGCATGCGCCATCAACTTGCTCACCGGCTTTCATGTGAACGTCAGGGCTTGGCATCATTGTGCTCCAGCAACCCCAAGTTGGAGATACTGAACATCTCCAGATGTGGCTTAACATTAACTGACGAAGGTGTGGCTACCGCTGTTGCAAGCGTGCCGCACCTCAAGCGCGTAAGGCGTAATTTGAAGAATGTAGTAGACGGAGTCTCAGGTAGAGGCCGAACACAGTAATTCAGTTGGAGTCTAACTGTACGGCAGATGCTAACACTCTGCACTGACGAACTCGTGCCCGAAGTACCTTTTCGGCTGCTCTTCCATAACAGATGGACAGCAGTGGGAACGCGCAGATCGGAAACGCTGTGATTGTCAAACTCAGCCGCACCTGCAAACACCTGCAGTACTTGGCTATAACATGCAGCAAAAACCTGACTGACGAGGGTATTCTCTCGCTAGTAAAGAACCAAAGCTGCAGTAAGCTCGAATCAGCGGACTTCAGAGGTACGTCTACTAGAGCTTCGAAGGAATGCTGTCGCAGCTGGGggtctcttttttcagtGGTGTGGGACACCTCCATCTGTGTGCTTGCAGCATGTCTTTGGCCCAGCGTTCTATCTATTCGAATGCTCTTGCTGGCGGCACCTGCGCTGAGGACTGTAGATGTAGATGGCTTGCCAAAAACAGGCCACGAGGAGATTGAAGAGCTACGGCGGGAGTTTCCATACGCAACTATACGGGGACACACTCTGAATGCCCCCAAAGCGGGTATACCCGTTTTCCGCGTGCTCCCTACAGGCAAAAAGGGTGGACAGCGCTAGATGCGTTCGCCCCTGTTCCATGCCACGTGAGAATAACTAGAACGTTGACGTATCGTTCGTCGTTCTATGGCTTTGCACTGAGATAGAGAAGTGGCATCTTCGTCTTTAGTTCGTACAATCAGAACACATAATTGCGGCTGGAAGTGCAGCGGCAGTTGCCAAATGCGGCCGCCTCACGCAGGAACATATTACCAACGCAGATCCTATCACACTTCCTCGACgcttgctgctgctgctgccgcgGCAGGCTCGCAGAGATGTCTTCTGTAGTGCGGCGACGCGCTAGTACTTACGATATACGGCTAACAATTTGATAGGCTTACGCTGGTGAATACACAAATCCGGGTCCCATTGTGTTCACGCAAAGCCTGGTCACTGTCAAGCAAGAGTGAAGCAACTTTCAGTTTAGCATGCAATTGAAGCCGTACTTTCCGCTTGCTCAGAACTCGGAATTTGAGCCGCCTCTGAAAGGTGGATGTAAATACTCATTTGCAAACCGATTGAGTACAAAATTCCTACCCTGTGATACACTTGCTGCAACGTTGTTGATTAAAATGAAAGGAATCTGCTCATGAAGCAATCAACTCAGTTGCCGTGAAGCACACGGTAAACGACTTGCCTTCTTTCCAGCTCCCAGAGTCATACCGACGCCTGGGACTTGGTATGATTGAACGTTGCCGGGACCGTTGGCCAGAATAACACCGGAAGGTGGGACATTAGGTGGCAGGAAACTTGAAACGGGAGCAGCGGCAGGCTGGACACTGACGGATGTCCTGTGTAACCATGGGGAGGCCGGGTCGTCGTGCTCAGCACCAACGGGTTCTATCCCCGCCTGTTTTTCGAACGCCTCGTGTGGAAATTCTCCCATAGCTTCTTGAGAACAAACCCTGGTGGCGAAACCCGCAAATACACAACATTGAGAAAGGAATCGCATTGTGGCGTCTACGAATCACTAGAACAAATTGACATTCACAGCCTGGGGCGTAGAAACAAACAAGCACAGTTGCGTGCTGCTTGCTCCCTCCAATATTTTGCGAAGACGCCGCGGTGTCAAGACACCTGTCGAGCGACACTGTGAATCGCCTCCAAAATGACAAGCAGACAGTATCGTGTTTGTTTCCACAGACACACAACTCCGTGTCTGGTTTCAGACAACAGAGGCCCAAAGCTACTCAGGGGAACCACTAACGGTTCCCAGGCTGCCCTTTCCACAACGCACGGCTCATCAGGGTGAAACAACGTCGTTGACAGAGAGTCTGTGGGATGATGTGGAAGGTCTCTAGCAGCGCACTAGTCCTTTCCTTACAACAACTCGCCAGAAGCTAGACAAGTGCGTTCGAGAGGGATGGATaacgaaaacagaagaaaagtcgTCAACACAACACATGTCCATCTGTCGTGCTACGGTCCTTccttttgcatgcattccCATCTGTTGAAGTCTGAGATAACATATTAACATCTTCCTGATAGTATTATCCACCTCATGCCAACTAAGTAGCATTCGTGCATTTGATTCAGTTTTTGCCATTTTCCGGTGACTGCACGTCTGAATACAAAGGTAGGGTAATAAAAGGGACTGGATATCCATCTAGGTTGAAACGTGAACTAAAGCCAGTATTTAGGTCGCGATCTTCACTGCAAATAACACGAAGGTCGCCACATACAAAGGCGTTCATTCTGCTGTTCAATTCACAACGGTTTCGACAACCACGGCCCTAGTCATGACATACCTGGAAAGATCTATTTGAGTGTTGCTGGGGACAGCTGACTGACCAGTTTGGCAATTCTTTTCCTGAACGGTATTCACGGAAGATGAGCGTTGTTTACGAAAACAGAGGATGCTCTTAAAAGTGAAAAAACCATCTCTCGAAGCTATATTGGAATTTCGAGAAATGTCCGCATTCCTGTTACGCGTACTGGATCCAGAGGGAAAGCAATGATCTAGGAAATGCTCGGAAGCCTAGATCCGATAAAGGATATTGTTACTACATACGCCAAGAAGATTGACTTCTCGGCTGTTCATGTGTAAAGAATCTGCCTCGTCAATACAGCCATCAGTTATCATGCAAATATTTCTATACCGTAACATTGCCTCTGTACACTGTGATTTGCGACAACGCCATCAGGCCCCTCCCCAGGCAGAGGCCGACTCGCATCTTCGGCTGTGCGTCGACCAGGTGTCTTTTTTTGAAGTCTCCCGCTTGGGCTTCGCCACGTGGATAACCATTAATTCAAAGTATCTGAAGTAAGTGCTATCTAGGTCGTGTCAGTGGacctcttcgccgtctttATTCATAGTTCATTTGTCAAGCGGGTCTCCCAAACTCAAATATTTGTGGCATACGGTCGCATCGGCCAATTGCAATTGAGCTGCCAATGGCTCTGTTGCCCCATACTTTAGCGGCGGTTCTGGTCTGTTAATTTCCGGTCAACTCGTGTTGGTCTTGTTGTATCAGCTACTGACTTTCAGCAGTAATATTCATCTTAAACGTCGGCTCTCATTCGAAGAGTTCATGTTTGAAACCGGCCAGTGCATAGTCCGTATCACTGAGGTTATAAACAACTTTGGCTGTTCGGTCTGTTCATATTCACTCAATCTTTAGAGGCAACTTGTCGCTCGGTTCACGGCAGCAGGTGTTTCATCGTCCACTTGGCATTCCGTTTCTATCGCTTTCCAAAACACGATTTTTCCAAAAGCACAAGTTACGCGTTTTTCCTTGCTTTTTGCTCTCCAAGTGTTTTATGTATTTGTTCTTTTGCCTCGAACTTCCAATTATATCAGACTTCGGAAAACTGGTTATATTCACTAGCCCCCGAGTcacttggttgtctgtatctcataactggagtcatagAAGGTGTTCCAGTTTTCGGGCGAAAACAACCGATGCGCATTGGATCAGCGGTTCGCTGAACGACTTGCTTCGTCCCTCGAGATCGCAGCTATCCTTACCAGGTGAACAGTCATATCTGCGGAAATTTCTCGAGAGCAAAAAAGTAAAAAATTGCATTCTCCGTCCGGCGTCAGAGCAAGACTGCTTCATGATCCGCCATGAGCAGGTATACGAGCCACCGTCGGTAACCTACATGCAATCTACTGTTGATCGTGTGGAGAATTTAGTATTTTGTGTGCCCTGATTGTGCGACTGCAGATTTGACGGGATTCTGATTCATTTGAGCGTCTGTCAGAAACCTTCTCCACCGGTGTCAGAACGACTGCTGAAAAGACAGTATTCAGAAGGATCGCTCGAACAGCCTATTTGAATACAAGGTGTCCTCCGTGTTCCGCCAACGTCACGCTGGTAGCTGAAAAGCTTATCATTCGCGATTTGCTGAAGCGGCCAACCAATTAGATTTAGGGAAGCTCTTTCCGAGTCATATTTGCACGACACATTTTTGGACACTCATCTGTTTAAAATGCAGTACCAATACAGCTTGCTCAATGCAATTCCCGCAACGGGCTCTGCTCACGTTCCAAAACAGCGCCCACCCCCGCCGCCACCTTCCTCCCCTCCGGGGTTGAGGCATTACACGCTGTCCGAAGTTGAGCTGGCGACCTTCCGCACGCAACTATGCGAGAATCATCAGAAGGCACATTGTGCTCAGCCTGACGCTTGCCCCCATTCGCACTGCCTCACTTGGCAACGGAGGAACCCGTATGAGATCATTTACGAGTAAGCTGTCTTTTTTGCTGGGCTGCaagtctctgcctctcgagACCTCATCACAGATTAGCAGAATAAGCTTGAAGCAGTATCGAAAAGTATAGTTTCATGCGCCACTAGAGTTTCTGTGCCTTATGCTGTTCAGCCCTCATCTTTGCCCCGGCATCGAGTTCAGACGGTCGAACAGTAAAATGAGCCTCATCCGTCACTGTACGCGTGGCCGCAGCTGTACGTATGCACActcgaaggaagaggaacttTACCACCCGCTCATGTACAAAACTAAGATCTGTAGTGTGTTTCCAAGCTGTGACCGCCACTACTGCCCCTTCGCCCACTCTGTGGAAGAGATACGGCATCCATTTTCTAATCCACTTATCCAGTCAATTTGGGGCAGTGGCGATAATAACTTTTCTGCTGGCATGCAGAGGTGGTTGTCCTCTCCCGTATCGCCTCTTTCCGCCAAGCAAATTCACGACATTGCAATACACCAGCAccctgcagctgcagcggcagCCCTTTACAGTGCCGAGCAACACTTCTATGGGGTCCGTTCCGCTTCTTCAGCAGATGTCACGCCTCATCAGTTGCGTGCCCAGGAACTACCAAACAGGAAGCAGCCGTTCACTCCAAAGCATCAGTCGAAAAGAAATCCTAAGACCTACGATATGGGCACGTGTCAGTCTCTCATGGGACACCCTTCACCACTATCGAAAGGCAATCGACTACAAAAGGACCGCCGCAtcaaaaagaaggaagaagcgattGCCGAGCAGCCGGAGGGTGCTGATTTGCACGCGCTTCTGGACAGTGACGTTCTGCGTCAGGCTCTTATTATGGCGCTAGCGCAGCAGCTCATTGGCCCGCAGGTGAATCAGCTTTCGGTTGATCAGATAATCATCATCCTAGACTTGGCAGTCAAGCTTGCTGTCAGCCTTCAGCCCTCTGGAAGTCCGACTGAACTTCACGAACAAGCCACTACTGCCGCTATTTCAATGATAGATTCGACCCCTCCAAACGCGGCATCTAGCGCCTATGGTGGCCAAACGATATCTGACGATCTTTTCGGAGATGCTACTTCGTCGTCTGGCTCCCGTTCATCTTGTAGACAGACGTTTCTGGAGGACTCCTACCCCTCAGCAACAGAGGCCCTCATTGCCCAGCTAAAGAAGCTAGCACTTTCTGATCCTTGTGGCGTTCACACCGGATCGTCATCTGCAGCTGATGAGGCCTTTGATGAAACCGAAACATCCAGGATCAGCAGCATGCGTGGAAGTGGAGCCATGTGGAGTACAAGCACATCTCCGATGGTTGCTGAATCCTCTAGGTCGTCCATGCTTCCTGTTGTCAAAAATTCCGACCATCTGGGGCACGAAGAGTCTCTGCTATCGGGTAGCGTCCAGTCCCTAACAGCGGCTACAGTGCAGCATGCAGCAGTGGACGCGCAGTATTCTGAACAAAAGACATGTGCGGACGATCGTGACCTCGCCGAACGTGTTCGGATCGGCCTGATGGGAGCACTTGCGGGAACAGGCTGTCAG
Protein-coding regions in this window:
- a CDS encoding hypothetical protein (encoded by transcript TGME49_225958): MSATAVARALHKQFQLLKENIRNRRCTRITSSPGNSFLYGIRVGNQQLSAHKFQRVPEGKAVDNICILPVQARQQAGSTVFACSIGSSEFWHGHTVALISLFGSFTVEVRQRHRGTRRNRLSRSFLQFSIPATGKRSVL
- a CDS encoding hypothetical protein (encoded by transcript TGME49_225953~Signal peptide predicted by SignalP 2.0 HMM (probability 0.968) with cleavage site probability 0.851 at residue 19), which codes for MRFLSQCCVFAGFATRVCSQEAMGEFPHEAFEKQAGIEPVGAEHDDPASPWLHRTSVSVQPAAAPVSSFLPPNVPPSGVILANGPGNVQSYQVPGVGMTLGAGKKIPFILINNVAASVSQEAAQIPSSEQAEMTRLCVNTMGPGFVYSPARHLCEPAAAAAAASVEEV
- a CDS encoding hypothetical protein (encoded by transcript TGME49_225955) — encoded protein: MEGDEMNKPPTQQWIKNNYLPKVAAGKAASVTERQISESARESHAHRASELNQVKSDKVTSVHAGSQNPWKRAARIQPVNLTRTDGIIDFMEKCTNRIEELHDDLDDRAPETPIKGLPLHEKHLHSASPEDGSERAEKTRGARLAPLKVNALESRAGHPDAAATDTRQKCDLATEEYLPNECYDDQSLTFLLHDFRLIHEREYFFTGNNQIVLERLQHLTALTISDHWWLSPEVIKQILSFSRNLAVLELSGCRVDHAVAQALRGCTRLNALDLSYTKTLRSLASLQYLEVRTI
- a CDS encoding hypothetical protein (encoded by transcript TGME49_225950), encoding MLFSPHLCPGIEFRRSNSKMSLIRHCTRGRSCTYAHSKEEELYHPLMYKTKICSVFPSCDRHYCPFAHSVEEIRHPFSNPLIQSIWGSGDNNFSAGMQRWLSSPVSPLSAKQIHDIAIHQHPAAAAAALYSAEQHFYGVRSASSADVTPHQLRAQELPNRKQPFTPKHQSKRNPKTYDMGTCQSLMGHPSPLSKGNRLQKDRRIKKKEEAIAEQPEGADLHALLDSDVLRQALIMALAQQLIGPQVNQLSVDQIIIILDLAVKLAVSLQPSGSPTELHEQATTAAISMIDSTPPNAASSAYGGQTISDDLFGDATSSSGSRSSCRQTFLEDSYPSATEALIAQLKKLALSDPCGVHTGSSSAADEAFDETETSRISSMRGSGAMWSTSTSPMVAESSRSSMLPVVKNSDHLGHEESLLSGSVQSLTAATVQHAAVDAQYSEQKTCADDRDLAERVRIGLMGALAGTGCQLPPEAQTSCGLPKSLGLGSLCNSVHTSGGSGQVVSLPAPPGSVQKRSADFVSRLGDDIFSPQTTTCSPSPFAGQVCTPQSRTAECTPAPPPSFPAAAMDSVKQALRGMQQTNQVDPQRTREICTDRQNTASEPETAAAVVPNPDAPKMLSRGTCLGTRVAQCLSDCDYP